The Tenrec ecaudatus isolate mTenEca1 chromosome 12, mTenEca1.hap1, whole genome shotgun sequence genomic interval AGGCCAGCTGCATCTGCACCACTGCTGAGCAAGGCACATTCTTGGCCCCAGCTCAGGAGCCccgggttcaaacccagccacgCCTCCCTGAGAGAGCTTGCTGGATGAGGCAGTGTGAGTACCATGGTTTCAACAGAAAGGAGCTGTCGGATAAGccctgggctgcaaaccacacggcaggcggttcaaaaccaccacctgcccatgggagaacgatgagccgtctgttcccataaagattccgtTTCGGAAACCGAGCctcgggtcgctctgagtcagaaaagACCGGTTGGCAGTGGGATCGCTTTACAGGGGAGACCGCCACCTCCAGGTTCAGGGAGGGGTAAATAGCCGGTTCTTACTCTTTCCCACCGTGAGGGCCTTGCTGTAAGCGCAGACACCTGGAGGTGCCCGGAACCTGCTCCTCAAACTCGCTCTGGTCGTCGGATAAAGGGGCAGCGCGCAGCCGGGAGACAGCCGGAGGGCTGCGCAGGCAGAGCGCACAGCGGGCAGGGGGGCGCCCAGCCTAGCCTCAGACCGGGGTTCGGATCTGCTCTCGTCTCGTTACCTGGGACGAGGCAAGGCCGCCCGCGCGGCACCCGCTCCAGGCCGCGCACCACGAAGGCCCCGCTCGGGTCGCGCAGCCGCGCCTCGCCGCCGCCCGCCGCCACCACCTGGCCCTGCATCCACACGGCCGCCAGCTCCAGCGGCCCGCGGCCCGCCCGCCGCAGCCGCCACGAGCCCGGCGCGCCCTCCACGTCGCGCCGCAGCTGCTCCGCCAGCACCTTGAGCGGCGGCGCCCGCGGCAGCCTCACGGCCGCGGCGCCCCCCGCGGGGGACGAAGAGTCGGCCGCCATTCCGCCCCCACCGCCGCCACTTTCCCGCCAGGGCTCGTGGGCGGGGCCTCCGGGCTCGCGGCCGCCAATCGGGAGCGCACGCACGGAGTCGGCCAATGGCCGGAGCCCGGGGGCGGGGACTCGAGGCcgagccccacccccaaccccgcgCGCAAGCCCCGTGCGTACGGAAGCGGACGCCTGCGAGCTGGGAGTGAACTGGGGGTACGCGGTTAGGGAGCGAAGTAAGTAGAGCcgtggtcctccaccttcctcgtgccgcggcCCTTCACACGGCTCCCCATGTGCTGGTGACCCCAAACAgaaaattattctcgttgctgCCTCATCGCTGGCACCTTGCTACTGCTGTGCGTcatcatgcaaatatctgataggcaggatgtattttcattgttacaaattgaacatcgtgAAAGCATAGTGACGAATCACTAAACCACATGTAAttctagattgtgaaatatttattctaaTGACGAACACATGAAATTTTGTCTCCAAGCATGGGGTAGCATGCCTAACAgacttcacaccgggtacttgtatgtggactagctgcatgtggacggacctggctggagatggatagaggagcggtgtctcggttcctaagaccatcggaaataggtgttttccgatggtcttaagcgacccctatgaaagggtcgttcgcccTTTCTGAGGTTGAGAACCTCAGAAATAGAGGCAGACTGACTCCCTCTTCCAACCTTTCTCTAGTGTTGGTGTACCTGCAAATCAGCTGGAGAATATAATTATTCACCTTTACATAGTTTCACCGATGGTACTTTTGCCCCAGCGAGTGGCCAGTCAATGCTGAAATGAACAGTAACATGATCATAAATGAATGCTTAACTTATCCAGGACAGCCTATTCAATCAGGTGGCAGGGCCAGGAAAATCCCcttccttttattattttatgtattATAGTTgaataacattataaaattaaaagtTAGTAAGACATGGTGTCTGCAAAAGAAGTAATGCACTTGCCCTGGCGTGGATTGTACTTCACCTTGACCCGGTGGcccggagcagaactgcccggcagggttttccaggctgtcagcattaaggaagcagactgccccaccGTCCGTCCTCCCTCGGGACTGGCTGGAAATTTGCCGATTTGGTTGGCAGTCCAGCCTTACCCACAAGTTCGTCACCAGGGCTTCCCACAAAGGAACGCACCAAGCAaactcattttaaaacatttcaaaaagaacatttttgaATAAGAAGGTGGAAGGGAACTTGAAGAAACCACAATAACTTTAACCATTCTTTAAAATCCCTGAGTATCAGGCCCACACGTCTCACAATGTGTCTGGGCCCACGCTTCTAACATTCTGCTTTATAATCCACCCTCCCCCCACTTACTAATGAACACTTTTTCATGTATACAAGGATCTTCTGCTGCCTCCTGAATGAGACTCTGTGTGGCCCGCCACACGGAACCAGCATCCCATGTGTGAACATTGATTCCTTACAGGTACAGCCACTGGGCACCTCCTGGGAGTGAAATCTTTGTGTACTTCTTCCCGAGAAATTCCTAGAAACGGAATTGCTCCCTCATCAGCCAACTCCACAAACCACCAACCCGCAACCCTCAAAATCAGAACTCCTTTCTTCAGAGATGCTGTTCCCCGTGCAGTGTCCAGAGGGTGGCCAGCAGGAGCTTGGTTTTCTTAAACAGAGAAGAGGCCCTGAGCCAGGCCCTGGGGAAAAGCTTTGTTAGAACTCCCACCTGAACGACCCTGTTCTGCACCGGGGAGGCTGGAAGTGGGTGGTGCAGGTACCGGGTTGGAGGGAGCAGCGGTTCTGATCGAAGGCCTGAGGAGTGATAGGCGAAGGAACTGGGGGAAGCCCCCAGGCCTTGTCTAAGCAAGGAGCTCGGTGCTAGCCCCGACCCTCAGATTCCCCCTCCAGCCCTACTAAGCCCGTCCCATGTTGCAGGCCTATGACTCTTTCCCAAACACAAGTCTGAGCGCTGTGCCCCCAGTGGATCATCCCGATCCACTCAGCCTAGCGTGGACGGTGCAGGCAGAAGGCAGGCACTGAgtggggagaaggcaagaagaaggGAGCAGAGTGAAAACGGAAGGGTGGAAATAGAAGGGCAGTGTCTTCatagccccattttacagatgagcaaacagaggttcaggccagtggCTAGCCTAAGACCGTGTGGCTAGTGAATGGTCAGGCCAGGACTCAAAATGAAGTCTATCTGGCCACACTGGGTGCTCCTTGAGTCACACGTGCCATCACCCTgttcccaccctcccctccccacgtCCCCCTACCACCgtgaacacacacacagctttgcTCACGTTGCTCTCTGCCCGACACATTCCTTCTCCACTGGCACCACATGAAACCTTCCTTGGGCTTCAGTTCCTGCCCACCACCCAGACTTTCTGTCTCCATGCTCCAGTCCCTATCACAATGAATCCTCCCTCCCGCATCCCTGTGGGGGGtaccacccagaggcaccacgAAAGAAAGAACTAGCTGCCTGCTTCCGAACAACTGGccactgaaacccacaggggtgaccATGGGCTGGGAGTGGCCTGATGCTTTGGGCTTGTTTGGGTGTGGCAACTTCAACCCAAATGGCATTTGGGGCTGACTCAATCTCAGGGGCAGGGGGGGCAAAGCTGGGCACTATAGGGCATTTAGTAGCCCCCTTGCCCTCATGGATGCCAGTagtgcccctctcccatgtcacggCCAAATGTTGCCAAACCCACGACCGTTGGTCTGAATTATCCACTCTTGGCAGGTTGGCAGCCTGCACAGCAGCCaaatgtctcccatggagcagaacAGCCCCAGTTGAGATCCCTGGACTGTGCCACACACTGAACCATAAACACTCCAGCCCGTTACCTGGACCCAGTAACAACCCCACTCAGtgcgcccctacaggacagagtggacctgctccatagaaggttcccaaggctgcagttctttgtgggagcagacagcctcatcagggGTCCTTACCACCCGGACCAGGCTCAGATACCATTAGCCAGCAGGAGGGTAAACAGTGAGGCGGCAGTGACAATCCGGCCTTGCTCTGTCCTGATGAAAGGAGTTTATCAAACATGCTCGGGGAGCCGTGGtgatgtgaggtcagcagtttgaatccaccagatgctccatggaagaaagatgaggcttttgactcctgtaaagattcaaagtcttggaaacccacaagggtagttcaaccctgtcccataaggtcaaTATGAGATGGAgccaacgtgatggcagtgagcataTCAGTCACACTAAGTGGACACACCTCATGGAGATGCAACCTGGCTACTAGATCTGATTTTTCAAGACATTTAAATGTAAATCACTCTGTATCTGTTAATGTTGGTGGTTTATTTGGGCCCTGGGTGTCCGCTGTTAACTCTGTGCCTTGGAGAGAATTCTCTTGGCCAAGGACAGGAGCCTGGCACCTCCTACAAAAgatccaagttaaaaaaaaaaaaatccaagtttcTGAGCCTTCTACCAACCAGAAGCTGTGAAACTCAGGTCTGAAGTGATGGGAGACCACTGGGGTCTGCTGATCCAGGCTGGGTGAGCCTTCCCTCCCTGAAGGGCCACCCCTCCTACCCTACTGTACCCTAGCTGGGCCTGGAACAGCCCCAACATCCCACTGAGATCAAAGACCCCAGGCAGGGGATTTCATGGCCTCTGCTCCTGTGAGGGGGGAATTCTGAGCCTGACTTCACACTCTAGCTACCCATCCTCCCACTCCTCCCCAGGGCCtggcccaacccccacccccatggccaTAAACAGAGCCCCACTGCCTCCCACCTCACACGCACTCCAGCGCGCCTCCACGGCTCTCTGCCGAGTGGAAGAAACCAGTCTGAGAGGATGCATGCCTCCACTTGTGCAAGCACAAACATCTTGAAATGACAGAACCATAGGGAGATGGAGAGATCGGTAAGGGGCGTTTCAAAgggtttggggggaaatggaatagaaaaccaacagaattttcccatgaacttgtaTTCTGCcgtggagcactggtggcatagtgcttatgagCTAggttgtgatcctcaaggtcagttcaaaaccatctctaaggaagagggctttctactcccgtaaacagagtCTTAgagatccacagggacagttctgccctgtgtccAGGtggctgagtcagcatcaactcaacggcagtgagtttggctgtagCTCGCATTCTGCCAGGAGCTATGGACTCAGTGCTGCGACACACCCCTTTACCCTCCGCCCTCCTACCCCTAGCCAAAAAAATGTAACTCCTAACCTCCATGCCCCTGGTCATAATCTTATTTGGGATGTTGTCTCTGTCACGCTAATGACACTGAATCGTGTAGGGTGTGCCGTGAGTCACTGTCTTACAAAACATAGAAGGAGGAGATGAAGGAAGCAGACACCCAGGAGTAGCAGTGGAAAGAAGAGCACCTTCCTCCTGAGGTGACGGGGCAGTAGTCCTCCCTCAGAGCCCACACCTTGAGGTTGGACTGCCACTCTTCCTAAGCTGTGAGAACCAGGAAGAATCGATTCATTTGAATGATGCCGTTGACAAAGACCATTCAAAGTACTGTGCAATACCAGAAGCACAAACAcgtctgctttggaagaagtcaggcccaaatgttccttagaagggaggtgGTGAGACTTCCCGGCATATCCgttgagcatgttatcaggagaggccagtccctggagaaggacatcatgcttggtgaagacgAGGgagagtgaaaaggaggaagaccccccTAGAGACAGGCCTGTGTctgggctgcagcaatgggctcaaacccaagaacaactgtgaggaggggcacgacagggcagtgtttccttccgttgccTCAATGGCATCCGACAACAAACTGTCAGCAAATTAGTGTCTGCCTTGAAGCCTCCCACTGtggtctctctgttacagcagcCCCAGAGAACTAAGAccatgggggttggggagggagaagaag includes:
- the RMI2 gene encoding recQ-mediated genome instability protein 2; this translates as MAADSSSPAGGAAAVRLPRAPPLKVLAEQLRRDVEGAPGSWRLRRAGRGPLELAAVWMQGQVVAAGGGEARLRDPSGAFVVRGLERVPRGRPCLVPGKYVMVMGMVQTCSPEPCLQAVKLTDLSDNPVHEGMWDLEVEDLHRTIP